Sequence from the Magallana gigas chromosome 4, xbMagGiga1.1, whole genome shotgun sequence genome:
TTTGGTATCTAatataaaatgtgtttgaaaaatcaattttgtgccggaaaattttgtttatcagttaaaaatataaaaaaaaaacacgcataaaaaataaaattttgaagattaaaTTTAGCAGACTATATCTTTATCATGGATTCATTCATTCTGAAAGCGCATCAAACCCTTTGACAttgattaagaaaataaaacaagatacTTATTGACCATTCATTCTGAAAGTGCATCAAACCCCTTGACAttgattaagaaaataaaacaagatacTTATTGACCACATCGCATACTTAAGTTCATAAAGCACTGGCAAGAACACGAAAATACACTgctaaataaatgaattatgtatACCATTCTATTTCAGTACGTACagaacatgtgtttaacttcAAACACCTACCCAggggatttttaatttttaaaaaaattaatatttgcttatattcatttataaataaggatgttttaaacaaagtttaattgaatttgaattattgatCTCCCTTTGTATAAGTTTTGCAGGTATTTTACTTTTGGAAAGAAAGTGGTATTAAATGTAAGCagtttatatattcctatccATAATGATGATTTCTACCAAACTTAAGGATATGCGGAACACTGATCACGTGAATATCATTGTTTTGCTGCTTTGATTTGCTAACTCTGTTATAATTACTTAAATGATACCGATTTGATTTTATGAcgttttcatgtatttttatctATTACACCAAACATGATTTGTTAGATTCCCCCGTACTTTACGGCTCTTAAGTAGTCATTGTCACAAATACTGTTTTAGAGAGACTGCAGGAATCgggatttattttatttgttcataacagagaaacatttttaaaatttctaaaaagagGATAGGTGCACTGCTTATCACAATATACCCCATTAAATGGTAAGAAAGAGGTCGTAAAGTTTATAGTGCACACcgtaattttgaaatatgtgtTTTAATGAGTTTTTTGGGCTCATCATAAATCAAAGCCAATGTTCTAACCGATTTAAAGTATATTGCTATTTATTgagattttatcaaatatgacTTTAAAGTCAGTATGTTCAGTATTTAAACAGGGAACAACttgttttgtcaaaaaaataacaatttcggtaaaacaagttaaaaaaaaagtggcAATGAAATTAGTATATTTTGCGACGGACATTCTAGTGTctttaactttgaaaaattacaaatgtttATTGAGTAAATAAGTAATAAATGAGTTCCATCATCCTGTTCTTTCTTAACTGAATTTGATCTAGTGgctctaaaaaaaataacactagAAATGCATTTCGTCATACGGAACATTATTTCagaatatgatatgatattgcattGAATCATGTGATACGATATTGTAGAAtgtgaaattttattatatgctacaatattgtattatatgatacaatattgtctactaatataaaatatgatatagtaatgtattatatgatgcaatattgtataatacgtCAGTTATGTATCccaaaatcttatttttatatcttataatatgattttgtttcatactaattatatgatattgtataatgatttaatattggAATGTGTAATATGTTACATTATGGTATTGTTCCGTATGATACGACATTGTATTGGATAATATGTTATGATAAAATCTTCATTctgtatgtataattttttccaTCCATCTTTCTTtcctagattttttttaaatggtgtGAGTTTCACATTTTGGTTtgttattatatcattaagagtgcaattgcaacgcttaatgataaaaatgttcGTATTATTAGGGTTTGACCTTGTACTTTTTTGCTTGTTTCATTAAGCGTTAGGTCTGCTCTGCATTCGCGACGCTTAATAATAAACTTGTATAATTAGGCGGCGATTTATCATTAGTGGTTGATATTTTCAACCGTTAATGCAAGAATTTATAGCATTAGGGCTGCAATTCCAACGcttattaaacttttttatctacatgtaacataccACCGAAATCATTGAAAGTGTTTGAGTTTGCTGtaaaagaataaattaaaaagtaacTCACACTTGACAGGGGGTACAGTTGATATAACTGCGCACGAGGTGCTGGAAGACGATCACGTCAGAGAACTTATTAAAGCAACTGGAGGGAACTGGGGAGGCACAAAGGTGGACGAAGAATATATGGATTTTATCAAACGCCTCATTGGTGAAGATACTGCAAGGTACATTGATGAAAACACACCAAGTGTATTTTTTGAATCTTGTAGGGAGTTTGAAATGGCCAAAAGAACAATCAAACCCAATTCCGACGGCAAATTTAATGTCAGGATTCCCTCTCAATTTGGGGAAACCTACTCATTAATACATTGCGGTAGAGAGTTGAAATCAGTAAAAActgtctttacaaaatatgaaaaacatattACCGTTTCATTTACTGGAGACAAACTGCGATTGAAATCAAAGGATGCGGAAGATTTCTTTGCTGAATCGGTAACAAAAATTGCTGATTATCTTTCAGAACTTATTGAGCAAAATGGTGATAATGACATTACTACTATTATTCTTGTTGGTGGCTATGCAGAGTCTCCAATGCTCATTGAGGGAATTAAATCCAGGTTTTCTCACATGCGCGTAATCATCCCTACAGAAGCAGCATGGTCAATTTTGCTTGGAGCAGTCATTTTCGGTCACAGTCCCAACCTTATAAAACATAGACGAAGCAAGTATACCTATGGCATTGGCGTAAACAAAAGGTTCAAGCCTTCTGAACACGatgaaaaacataaatatgaagaaaatggAGAATTTCGATGTTGGGGGCTTTTTAGTAAACTAGTAGAGATCGATGAAATTGTATCGGTCGGAGAATACagaaaaattgataaacattttcatataaaagacTGCAAAGAGGAAGGGAACTTCAAATTGTACGCTAGTACATTGAAAAGTCCAAAATATGTTGATGAGGAAGATTGTTTCTACATCGGGCATATTTTGTCGCCTGGTCATGAGTTTCTTCCCAAACATACCATTTACATCGATGTGTGTTTTGGAGAAACGCAAATCATGTTCTTAGCACAACAACCAAAAAGTGATAAATTTTTTCTTTGCTATCTTGGAGATTGATTTAAAAGCCAGCGGCTTATGCGTATTCATGTTACTAACACAAAGGTAACAATATATACTTATGTTAATCAGATTTGTTGAGTGAAAGACACCAAGACAATAAGacttgcatttttttcttgatattgttTACTTCATTGTTTAGTGCATGTACTTATGACTCATGTGTAGATATTTTGTATCAGTCGTTTGCACATTATCTAtctgaaaattagacaaaaaaCTAATCTAGGGcatatattttaagaatatcaatatttattttgattataacaAGACCACGTACTAGAAGAAAGTATAAAAACCATTGATAGAACTTTTTATTCTCTTCGATCAAATATGTAATCTTCCGGTTCTCAACTTTTATGCAGTTTGCACAGAAAAAGAGATATATAGCATCAAAGCAACACAAAACACAAGATTCTATTGGCACTTTTCAAGTTGTGTACTGATCAAACTACTGA
This genomic interval carries:
- the LOC105327030 gene encoding heat shock 70 kDa protein 12A isoform X1; amino-acid sequence: MAEYIQMDNAQQKDYLIVGAIDFGTTFSGYAFSTKHDFLKDPRKLGNISIKHWADPISTMTYNKTSTCILFTEERIFDKFGFEAEAKYLDLILDNDHENWYFFRRFKMSLYEIQSEVQEILVEDETGKTMSARKVFSESLRFLVNSLFDEVRKQQTDIKMTDIRWVVTVPAIWSDPAKAFMRKSAIEAGIDSGMLTIALEPEAAALYVKHLPVEKRICENECEDFETLAPGSKYIVVDVGGGTVDITAHEVLEDDHVRELIKATGGNWGGTKVDEEYMDFIKRLIGEDTARYIDENTPSVFFESCREFEMAKRTIKPNSDGKFNVRIPSQFGETYSLIHCGRELKSVKTVFTKYEKHITVSFTGDKLRLKSKDAEDFFAESVTKIADYLSELIEQNGDNDITTIILVGGYAESPMLIEGIKSRFSHMRVIIPTEAAWSILLGAVIFGHSPNLIKHRRSKYTYGIGVNKRFKPSEHDEKHKYEENGEFRCWGLFSKLVEIDEIVSVGEYRKIDKHFHIKDCKEEGNFKLYASTLKSPKYVDEEDCFYIGHILSPGHEFLPKHTIYIDVCFGETQIMFLAQQPKSDKFFLCYLGD
- the LOC105327030 gene encoding heat shock 70 kDa protein 12A isoform X2, coding for MAEYIQMDNAQQKDYLIVGAIDFGTTFSGYAFSTKHDFLKDPRKLGNISIKHWADPISTMTYNKTSTCILFTEERIFDKFGFEAEAKYLDLILDNDHENWYFFRRFKMSLYEIQAGIDSGMLTIALEPEAAALYVKHLPVEKRICENECEDFETLAPGSKYIVVDVGGGTVDITAHEVLEDDHVRELIKATGGNWGGTKVDEEYMDFIKRLIGEDTARYIDENTPSVFFESCREFEMAKRTIKPNSDGKFNVRIPSQFGETYSLIHCGRELKSVKTVFTKYEKHITVSFTGDKLRLKSKDAEDFFAESVTKIADYLSELIEQNGDNDITTIILVGGYAESPMLIEGIKSRFSHMRVIIPTEAAWSILLGAVIFGHSPNLIKHRRSKYTYGIGVNKRFKPSEHDEKHKYEENGEFRCWGLFSKLVEIDEIVSVGEYRKIDKHFHIKDCKEEGNFKLYASTLKSPKYVDEEDCFYIGHILSPGHEFLPKHTIYIDVCFGETQIMFLAQQPKSDKFFLCYLGD